A genomic segment from Neobacillus sp. YX16 encodes:
- the qoxB gene encoding cytochrome aa3 quinol oxidase subunit I, with protein MDFFNRFAVPHPSIAIYASMAAIGLTLIAVIAGLTYFKKWGYLWREWLTTVDHKRIGIMYLLSALLMLFRGGVDAIMMRAQLAVPENTLLDAQHYNEIFTTHGIVMILFMAMPFIMFFMNFVVPLQIGARDVAFPRLNALSFWLFFMGAMLFNISFVVGGSPDAGWTSYFPLAGNEFSESVGTNYYMIAIQIAGIGTLMTGINFITTILKMRAPGMTLMKMPMFTWSALIANVIIVFAFPVLAVLLAMGTLDRQFGTNFFTMDNGGMDMLWANIFWVWGHPEVYILILPAFGIYSEIISTFARRNLYGYTSMVGSMVIISLLSFLVWAHHFFTMGQGALTNSIFSITTMAIAVPTGVKIFNWLLTLRKGKIVFTTPMLYSMLFIPLFTLGGVTGVMLAMSAADYQYHNTMFLVAHFHNVIIPGVVYAMLAGLHYYWPKMFGFMLNERIGKWTAWLMSIGFILAFMPMYISGLDGQARRMYTYSESAGFGPMNMVSFVGAAIMAISFVLIVYNIYYSTRYESRDISNDPWDARTLEWSTHTPVPEYNFAILPDVRSNEALWDAKKNGHVLFKGEYEKIHMPNNSGIPFIMSCIFFVWGFSFIFSLWIPVVVTTLGIFGCMALRSFEQDHGRYISVKEIEETETNLRGA; from the coding sequence ATGGATTTCTTTAATCGATTTGCCGTTCCACATCCAAGTATTGCGATTTATGCTTCGATGGCTGCAATTGGCCTTACACTCATTGCCGTTATTGCTGGATTAACTTATTTTAAAAAATGGGGCTACCTATGGCGTGAATGGTTAACAACTGTTGACCACAAGCGAATTGGTATTATGTATTTATTATCTGCCCTGTTGATGCTTTTCCGTGGCGGAGTTGATGCCATCATGATGCGTGCCCAGCTGGCAGTACCAGAAAACACTCTGCTTGATGCACAGCATTATAACGAGATTTTCACCACACATGGGATTGTAATGATCCTCTTTATGGCAATGCCCTTCATCATGTTCTTTATGAACTTTGTTGTTCCACTACAAATTGGAGCACGTGATGTTGCATTTCCACGTTTGAATGCATTAAGCTTCTGGTTATTTTTTATGGGTGCAATGCTGTTCAACATTTCATTCGTTGTTGGAGGCTCACCTGACGCAGGCTGGACATCTTATTTCCCGCTTGCAGGCAACGAATTTAGTGAATCTGTCGGTACCAATTATTATATGATTGCGATTCAAATTGCAGGTATTGGTACATTAATGACAGGTATTAACTTTATCACTACGATTCTTAAAATGAGAGCACCTGGTATGACATTAATGAAAATGCCAATGTTTACTTGGTCTGCTTTAATCGCGAACGTTATCATCGTTTTCGCATTCCCAGTTTTAGCTGTGTTACTTGCTATGGGAACGCTTGATCGTCAATTTGGAACTAATTTCTTTACCATGGATAATGGCGGTATGGATATGCTTTGGGCCAACATATTCTGGGTTTGGGGTCACCCTGAAGTATATATCTTAATCCTGCCAGCTTTCGGTATTTATAGTGAGATAATCTCAACCTTTGCACGTCGGAACCTATACGGCTATACATCTATGGTTGGGTCGATGGTTATTATCTCCCTTCTATCCTTCTTAGTATGGGCACATCATTTCTTTACCATGGGGCAAGGTGCCTTAACAAACAGTATCTTCTCGATAACAACCATGGCGATTGCCGTTCCGACAGGAGTTAAGATTTTTAACTGGCTGCTCACGCTGAGAAAAGGAAAAATAGTTTTTACCACACCAATGCTTTATAGCATGCTTTTCATTCCGCTTTTTACACTTGGCGGAGTAACCGGAGTAATGCTTGCAATGTCTGCAGCAGACTATCAATATCATAATACGATGTTCTTAGTGGCGCATTTCCACAATGTTATTATTCCTGGTGTCGTCTATGCAATGCTTGCAGGACTGCATTATTATTGGCCAAAGATGTTTGGTTTCATGTTAAATGAAAGAATTGGAAAATGGACGGCTTGGTTAATGTCTATTGGCTTTATCTTGGCATTCATGCCGATGTATATTTCAGGTTTAGATGGCCAGGCACGCAGGATGTACACATATTCTGAATCTGCTGGATTTGGACCAATGAATATGGTTTCGTTTGTTGGTGCTGCAATAATGGCTATTAGTTTTGTGTTAATTGTTTACAATATCTACTATAGTACTCGTTATGAATCAAGAGATATCAGTAATGATCCTTGGGATGCGCGTACACTAGAATGGTCGACACATACACCAGTGCCAGAATATAATTTTGCTATTTTACCAGATGTACGTTCCAATGAGGCATTATGGGATGCAAAGAAAAATGGTCATGTCCTATTTAAAGGTGAATACGAGAAAATTCATATGCCAAATAATAGCGGTATCCCATTCATTATGAGCTGTATCTTCTTTGTTTGGGGATTCTCCTTTATTTTCAGTTTGTGGATTCCTGTCGTCGTTACTACTCTAGGAATTTTCGGATGTATGGCTCTTAGGTCATTTGAACAAGACCATGGCCGTTATATCTCTGTTAAAGAAATTGAAGAAACAGAAACAAACTTGCGAGGTGCATAA
- the qoxA gene encoding cytochrome aa3 quinol oxidase subunit II, with amino-acid sequence MYKKGIKVVLFSVFFTIITVLAGCEPLLVLDPKGPQAERQASDILLSIGIMSLIVIAVFSMLVYMLVKYRASKQRPDYEPPHIEGNLWVEVIMVGIPVLIVAFLSYISVQSNYIVEAKPKGYEDTKPLVVYASSSNWKWHFSYPEEGIETVNYLYIPTDRALEFKLYSHGPITSFWIPQLGGQKYAMADMVTTLHLAADVPGEFMGRNANFSGKGFAENTFNVTAMSQDEFDDWVKEVKETAKPITEKKFEELLEPGHLGQQTYTGTHLEFSPPPTGHNHSEESTETPETESHTDSHDGHESAGH; translated from the coding sequence ATGTACAAAAAAGGAATTAAAGTGGTTTTATTTTCAGTGTTTTTTACAATCATCACCGTATTAGCTGGATGTGAGCCATTACTTGTCTTGGATCCTAAAGGTCCTCAAGCAGAAAGGCAGGCTAGTGACATCCTATTGTCGATAGGAATTATGTCCTTGATTGTTATTGCAGTTTTCTCAATGTTAGTCTACATGTTGGTAAAGTATCGCGCTTCTAAACAACGACCAGATTATGAACCACCTCATATTGAAGGAAACCTTTGGGTTGAGGTTATTATGGTAGGTATTCCAGTATTAATTGTTGCTTTTCTATCTTATATATCCGTTCAAAGTAACTACATTGTTGAGGCAAAACCGAAAGGATATGAAGATACAAAGCCATTAGTGGTTTATGCTTCATCCTCTAACTGGAAATGGCACTTTAGTTATCCAGAAGAAGGAATTGAAACAGTAAATTACTTATATATACCAACAGACAGAGCTCTTGAATTTAAACTTTATTCTCACGGTCCGATTACAAGTTTTTGGATTCCACAGTTAGGCGGACAAAAGTACGCAATGGCTGACATGGTTACAACCTTACACTTAGCTGCAGATGTCCCTGGTGAATTCATGGGACGAAACGCTAACTTCTCGGGTAAAGGATTTGCTGAAAACACCTTCAATGTGACAGCCATGTCTCAAGATGAATTTGACGATTGGGTAAAAGAAGTTAAAGAAACTGCAAAACCGATTACGGAGAAAAAATTCGAGGAATTATTAGAACCTGGTCATCTTGGGCAACAAACGTACACTGGGACTCACTTAGAATTTTCACCGCCGCCAACAGGTCATAATCATTCCGAAGAATCAACAGAAACACCTGAAACTGAATCTCACACAGATTCCCATGATGGCCATGAAAGTGCGGGTCATTAA
- a CDS encoding iron-sulfur cluster assembly accessory protein: MKVKINRHAAKALKKMLEGPEAEGKLFRVYVTNMHGDHAHYDLMLDTPTEHDEVVKTDKDVDLILDTRDEYLDGVWIQMFHVPKEEWLITNPSKGGHHHHH; the protein is encoded by the coding sequence ATGAAAGTCAAAATCAATCGCCATGCAGCGAAAGCATTGAAAAAAATGTTGGAAGGGCCGGAAGCAGAAGGGAAATTGTTCCGTGTTTATGTAACCAATATGCATGGTGACCATGCGCATTATGATTTAATGCTTGATACCCCAACAGAGCATGATGAAGTGGTTAAAACAGATAAGGACGTTGATTTAATACTCGATACTCGAGATGAATATCTAGATGGAGTTTGGATTCAAATGTTCCATGTTCCAAAAGAGGAATGGCTGATTACCAATCCATCAAAAGGCGGCCATCATCACCATCATTAA
- a CDS encoding ABC transporter ATP-binding protein, which produces MIRRFFSYYKPHKKLFILDFSSAVVVAVLELAFPLAVSWFIDELLPGGDWQTIVTVSIALLTVYVLSTFLQFVVNYWGHKLGINIETDMRQELFEHVQKQSFRFFDNTKTGHIMSRITNDLFDLGELAHHGPEDVFIAVMTFIGAFWIMLTINVKLALVAVLILPLLALLVVVCNLKMNKAWSHMYTSIADVNARVEDSVSGSRVVQSFTNEDFEIARFRKNNHKYRNAKLVGYRVMSFSLSGIYMMTRLITIIVLVYGAWLSFTGHLSYGELVGFVLYVNVLFKPIDKISAIMELYPKGMAGFKRFMEIIDSEPEVQDTDDAIEVASLNGNIVFKDVSFSYDQQKSVLEDINLNIHAGETIAFVGPSGAGKTTICSLIPRFYDVSNGSIMIDGFDIRNMTKKSLRSQIGIVQQDVFLFTGTIRENIAYGKRNASDEEIIVAAKRAHLEKFIQLLPDGYETEIGERGLKLSGGQKQRLAIARMFLKNPPILILDEATSALDTETEMVIQEALNELAKNRTTLIIAHRLATIRNADRIIVVTEEGIAEEGGHDELIEQGGIFANLHRVQYQQ; this is translated from the coding sequence ATGATTCGACGTTTCTTTTCCTATTACAAACCGCATAAAAAGCTTTTTATTCTTGATTTTAGCAGCGCGGTTGTTGTTGCGGTTTTAGAATTAGCCTTTCCGCTAGCAGTATCATGGTTTATTGATGAATTGCTGCCGGGGGGAGATTGGCAAACCATTGTGACAGTTAGTATTGCGCTTTTGACTGTTTACGTACTTAGTACCTTCTTGCAGTTTGTTGTGAATTATTGGGGTCATAAGCTAGGGATTAATATTGAAACAGATATGAGGCAAGAACTCTTTGAGCACGTCCAAAAACAGTCTTTCCGTTTTTTTGACAATACAAAGACAGGACATATTATGAGTAGGATTACCAATGACCTTTTTGACCTCGGGGAACTTGCACACCATGGACCTGAAGATGTTTTCATTGCCGTGATGACGTTTATCGGTGCATTCTGGATTATGTTGACGATAAATGTGAAACTAGCACTTGTCGCAGTTTTGATTCTCCCCTTGTTAGCATTACTAGTGGTAGTTTGTAATTTAAAGATGAATAAAGCTTGGAGCCATATGTACACTAGCATTGCAGATGTAAATGCGCGAGTGGAAGATAGTGTATCAGGAAGCCGTGTGGTTCAATCATTTACAAATGAAGATTTTGAGATTGCAAGATTTCGAAAAAATAATCATAAATACCGAAATGCAAAACTAGTTGGATATCGCGTGATGTCTTTCAGTTTATCTGGTATTTATATGATGACCAGGTTAATTACCATTATTGTACTTGTTTATGGAGCATGGCTAAGCTTTACAGGGCATCTTTCATATGGGGAACTCGTTGGATTTGTCCTCTATGTAAATGTTCTCTTTAAACCAATTGATAAAATTAGTGCAATTATGGAATTGTATCCTAAAGGAATGGCTGGATTTAAACGTTTTATGGAAATTATCGACTCCGAGCCAGAGGTACAAGATACGGATGATGCCATAGAAGTAGCTTCACTTAATGGTAATATTGTCTTTAAAGATGTTTCCTTTAGTTATGACCAGCAAAAATCAGTACTAGAAGATATTAACCTAAACATCCATGCAGGTGAGACCATTGCGTTTGTTGGCCCATCAGGAGCAGGTAAAACCACAATTTGTTCATTAATCCCTAGGTTTTATGATGTGAGCAATGGCAGTATTATGATTGATGGATTCGATATCCGTAATATGACAAAAAAATCACTCCGCTCTCAAATCGGAATTGTTCAACAAGATGTCTTTCTATTTACGGGAACTATTCGAGAAAATATCGCATATGGAAAACGGAATGCTTCAGATGAGGAAATAATAGTGGCTGCAAAACGTGCGCATCTTGAGAAATTTATTCAATTACTGCCTGATGGTTATGAAACAGAAATTGGTGAAAGGGGATTAAAACTATCCGGCGGTCAAAAGCAAAGATTAGCGATTGCAAGGATGTTTTTGAAAAATCCACCTATATTAATTTTAGATGAGGCTACATCTGCACTCGATACTGAAACAGAAATGGTCATCCAAGAAGCTTTAAACGAACTTGCAAAAAACCGAACAACACTGATTATTGCTCATAGACTTGCAACCATTCGGAATGCAGACCGAATTATTGTCGTGACGGAAGAAGGAATTGCCGAGGAAGGCGGTCATGATGAGTTAATTGAACAAGGTGGTATTTTTGCAAATCTTCATCGTGTCCAATACCAGCAATAA
- a CDS encoding Cof-type HAD-IIB family hydrolase, with amino-acid sequence MENYKSDNEIKLIALDMDGTLLNDEHEISEANRQAISEVQEKGIHVVLSTGRSLRKCEKHADSLALSSYLVTVNGSEIWDDKRGLVERNLLKTESIQWMLELTDKHKIRFWAINTNRNWFDEMPEDIHAEEWLKFGFNIKDVPTRDKILKELEARGEFELSNSTPTNIEVNPVGINKAKGLALVCERLGIHMKNVMAVGDSLNDLAMIEEAGLGIAMGNAQEMVKQAASWVTTTNNEDGVAVAIRKWVL; translated from the coding sequence ATGGAAAATTATAAAAGTGATAATGAGATAAAATTAATTGCACTTGATATGGATGGTACACTGCTTAATGATGAACACGAAATTTCAGAGGCAAACCGACAGGCGATTTCGGAAGTACAAGAAAAAGGAATTCATGTAGTCCTCAGTACTGGCCGATCTTTAAGAAAATGCGAAAAACATGCGGATTCACTTGCGTTGTCCTCTTATTTAGTAACCGTAAACGGCAGTGAAATCTGGGATGATAAAAGAGGTTTAGTGGAGAGAAATCTTTTGAAAACAGAGTCCATTCAATGGATGCTAGAGCTTACTGATAAGCATAAGATAAGATTTTGGGCGATAAACACAAATCGAAACTGGTTTGACGAAATGCCGGAGGATATTCATGCGGAGGAATGGTTGAAATTCGGGTTTAACATAAAAGATGTACCAACAAGGGATAAAATTCTTAAAGAGCTAGAAGCAAGAGGAGAGTTTGAATTAAGTAACTCGACTCCAACAAATATCGAAGTAAACCCAGTTGGGATTAATAAGGCAAAAGGGCTGGCTTTAGTCTGTGAGCGCCTTGGAATTCATATGAAGAATGTTATGGCCGTAGGTGACAGTCTAAATGATTTAGCAATGATTGAAGAGGCTGGCTTAGGTATTGCAATGGGAAATGCTCAGGAAATGGTAAAACAAGCAGCATCTTGGGTCACCACAACCAATAATGAAGATGGTGTCGCTGTGGCAATCCGTAAATGGGTGCTTTAG
- a CDS encoding cold-shock protein, with amino-acid sequence MEHGKVKWFNGEKGFGFIERDGGDDVFVHFSAIQGEGYKTLDEGQEVTFEIENGQRGPQAVNVRKA; translated from the coding sequence ATGGAACATGGTAAAGTAAAATGGTTTAACGGTGAAAAAGGCTTTGGATTTATTGAGCGTGACGGAGGAGACGACGTATTCGTTCATTTCTCTGCAATTCAAGGCGAAGGCTACAAAACGTTAGATGAAGGTCAAGAAGTAACGTTTGAAATCGAAAATGGACAACGTGGTCCACAAGCGGTTAACGTTCGTAAAGCATAA
- a CDS encoding YwbE family protein, whose product MNGQNRKDITAGIEVNIVLKADQRTGKLTRGVVKDILTNSSSHPHGIKVRLTDGQVGRVQEILNSKST is encoded by the coding sequence ATGAACGGACAAAATAGAAAAGACATCACTGCTGGTATCGAGGTAAATATTGTACTTAAGGCTGATCAAAGAACCGGTAAACTTACGAGGGGTGTAGTGAAGGATATTTTAACAAATTCCAGCTCTCATCCCCATGGGATAAAAGTTAGGTTAACGGATGGACAGGTTGGCAGAGTGCAGGAAATATTGAATTCAAAGTCTACCTAA
- the katA gene encoding catalase KatA — protein sequence MSNDKIYLTTSYGAPVGDNQNSMTAGSRGPILIQDVHLLEKLAHFNRERVPERVVHAKGAGAHGYFEVTNDMSKYTKAKLFNGVNKRTPMFIRFSTVAGELGSADTVRDPRGFAVKFYTEEGNYDLVGNNTPIFFIRDAIKFPDFIHTQKRDPRTHLKNPNAVWDFWSLSPESLHQVTYLMGDRGIPATLRHMNGYGSHTFKWVNEEGEAVWVKYHFKTEQGVKNMSNDVAAKLAGENPDYHTEDLFNAIEKVDFPKWRLYVQIMPLEDANTYRFDPFDVTKIWSHKDYPLIEVGQMVLNRNPENYFAEVEQATFSPGTLVPGIEPSPDKMLQGRLFAYSDAHRYRVGVNHNLLPINTPKVVVNNYQRDGQMRTDHNGGGSVYYEPNSFGGPTEAPQTKTTAFPVSGVAESVAYDHSDHYTQAGDLYRLMSEDERARLIETVVGAMKPVERDDIKLLQIQHFYKADSEYGERVAKGLGLAIPQEVK from the coding sequence ATGAGTAACGATAAAATATATTTAACAACAAGTTATGGAGCACCAGTTGGAGATAATCAAAATTCGATGACTGCGGGTTCTCGCGGACCAATATTAATCCAGGATGTGCATTTACTTGAAAAACTGGCACATTTTAACCGTGAGCGTGTACCTGAAAGGGTTGTTCATGCGAAAGGTGCTGGAGCCCATGGATATTTTGAAGTCACCAATGATATGTCAAAATACACAAAAGCAAAACTATTTAATGGGGTTAATAAGCGAACACCTATGTTCATTCGATTCTCAACTGTAGCTGGAGAATTAGGTTCAGCTGATACTGTACGTGATCCACGAGGCTTTGCTGTAAAGTTTTATACCGAGGAAGGTAATTACGATTTAGTAGGAAACAATACTCCGATTTTCTTTATCAGAGATGCTATTAAATTTCCTGACTTCATCCATACACAAAAAAGAGACCCGCGTACACATTTGAAGAATCCAAATGCGGTTTGGGATTTTTGGTCATTATCTCCAGAATCATTACACCAAGTAACGTACTTAATGGGAGACCGTGGTATACCAGCAACCCTTCGTCATATGAATGGTTATGGAAGTCATACCTTTAAATGGGTAAATGAAGAAGGTGAAGCTGTTTGGGTGAAATACCACTTTAAAACAGAGCAAGGCGTTAAAAATATGTCAAACGATGTAGCTGCTAAGCTTGCTGGTGAAAATCCAGATTATCATACAGAAGATTTATTTAATGCGATTGAAAAAGTCGACTTCCCTAAATGGAGGCTATATGTACAAATTATGCCTTTAGAAGACGCGAATACTTATCGCTTCGATCCATTTGATGTAACCAAAATTTGGTCACATAAGGATTACCCATTAATTGAAGTAGGTCAAATGGTGTTAAATCGTAATCCAGAAAACTATTTTGCAGAAGTAGAGCAGGCAACCTTCTCACCTGGTACGCTGGTTCCTGGTATTGAGCCTTCTCCAGATAAGATGCTTCAGGGGCGTTTGTTTGCTTATTCGGATGCACATCGCTATCGGGTGGGTGTAAATCACAATCTACTGCCTATTAACACTCCAAAGGTAGTAGTAAACAACTATCAACGTGATGGTCAAATGCGAACTGACCATAATGGGGGCGGTTCAGTATACTATGAACCTAACAGCTTTGGCGGTCCAACAGAAGCACCTCAAACGAAAACAACTGCATTCCCTGTTTCTGGTGTTGCTGAAAGTGTTGCCTATGACCACAGCGATCACTATACACAAGCTGGCGACCTTTACCGGTTAATGTCTGAGGACGAGCGGGCTCGTTTAATTGAAACAGTGGTAGGAGCAATGAAGCCTGTTGAGAGAGATGATATTAAACTTCTTCAGATTCAACATTTTTATAAAGCAGATTCAGAGTATGGAGAGCGAGTAGCCAAAGGACTAGGCTTGGCCATTCCTCAGGAAGTAAAATAA
- a CDS encoding oxidoreductase: MNNKTAIVTGTSSGFGLSTSVELARKGFTVIAAMRNSNKSSELLQRARKHGVESKIIVHELDVTNEGSIKAFQTWINEEFGRVDVLINNAGYAGAGFVEEVSMDEYRQQFETNVFGVFAVTKAILPLMRIQKQGCIINISSISGKVAFPGLSPYAASKHAIEGWSESLRLEMQPFDVKVVLVEPGSYKTNIWSTGKQVAEESLKSHSPYQDYMQSIEKYIAEGENSFGDPEDVARKIAKIATMGNPDFRYPIGRGVKATIILKNFLPWGLWEKIILSKLFIK, encoded by the coding sequence ATGAATAACAAAACAGCTATTGTAACCGGTACCTCAAGCGGATTTGGATTAAGTACTTCTGTAGAGTTAGCACGAAAGGGATTTACTGTTATTGCTGCCATGAGAAACAGCAATAAAAGCAGTGAGCTTTTGCAGCGAGCAAGGAAGCATGGAGTTGAATCCAAAATCATCGTTCATGAATTAGATGTTACGAATGAAGGGTCAATCAAGGCCTTTCAAACATGGATAAACGAGGAGTTTGGAAGAGTAGACGTATTGATTAATAATGCTGGATATGCTGGCGCTGGGTTTGTGGAAGAAGTATCGATGGATGAATATCGTCAACAATTTGAAACGAATGTTTTCGGAGTTTTCGCCGTTACCAAGGCCATTTTGCCTTTAATGAGGATACAAAAACAGGGGTGTATTATCAATATTAGCAGTATTAGCGGGAAAGTAGCTTTTCCTGGTCTTTCACCCTATGCTGCCTCAAAGCATGCCATCGAGGGCTGGAGTGAAAGTCTCCGCTTAGAAATGCAGCCATTTGATGTGAAGGTAGTATTGGTTGAACCTGGTTCCTACAAAACCAATATCTGGTCAACAGGTAAACAGGTTGCAGAAGAATCATTAAAGTCTCACTCTCCATATCAGGATTATATGCAAAGCATTGAAAAATATATTGCAGAAGGGGAAAACAGCTTTGGCGACCCCGAGGATGTGGCAAGAAAAATAGCTAAGATTGCAACAATGGGAAACCCGGATTTTAGGTACCCAATTGGCCGTGGAGTTAAAGCTACAATTATATTGAAAAATTTTTTACCATGGGGACTTTGGGAAAAAATAATACTAAGTAAATTGTTTATAAAATAG
- a CDS encoding effector binding domain-containing protein translates to MEIQVLEKEEIKVIGISRSGTYSQMYNIPDLFNEMKERLEEVPNQTNDAILIAPFHSRETEFTFYVTTPVEKVENVPDGMVGFTIPRKNYVYSSYKGSLEELENTYRQMLVWMQEYGYELDNHALSLKVLKENEFDSGGGMHFELYLPVKSYKDTY, encoded by the coding sequence TTGGAAATTCAAGTACTTGAAAAAGAAGAAATAAAGGTAATTGGAATTTCACGGAGTGGCACTTATTCTCAAATGTACAACATACCAGATTTATTTAATGAAATGAAAGAAAGGTTAGAGGAGGTACCTAATCAAACAAATGATGCAATCTTAATCGCGCCCTTTCATAGCAGAGAAACAGAATTCACCTTTTATGTAACGACACCAGTCGAAAAGGTAGAAAATGTCCCTGATGGTATGGTCGGATTTACCATTCCCCGCAAGAATTATGTTTATTCTTCCTATAAAGGAAGTCTTGAAGAATTAGAAAATACATACAGGCAAATGTTAGTTTGGATGCAAGAGTATGGGTATGAGTTAGACAATCATGCCTTGAGCTTAAAAGTGCTTAAAGAAAATGAATTTGATAGTGGAGGCGGCATGCATTTTGAACTTTATCTGCCTGTGAAAAGCTATAAGGATACCTACTAA
- the ribE gene encoding riboflavin synthase has product MFTGIIEELGVVVNIQRSGESFVLTIDAKKILKDVHLGDSISVNGVCLTVTSFSGNQFTVDVMPETVKASSLQSLKRGAKVNLERAMAAGGRFGGHFVSGHIDGTGVIKSKKQVENAIYYEIEASPEILRYVIERGSIAVDGTSLTVFGVTNETFTLSLIPHTLSESIIGLKESGDIVNLECDMIGKYVGHFLTSSQNNSKKKSPSGISASFLEENGFL; this is encoded by the coding sequence ATGTTTACCGGTATTATTGAAGAATTAGGAGTAGTAGTCAATATCCAGCGAAGCGGTGAATCATTTGTTCTTACAATTGATGCAAAAAAAATTCTTAAGGATGTGCATCTTGGAGACAGTATCTCGGTAAACGGAGTTTGCCTGACTGTCACCAGCTTTTCTGGCAATCAGTTTACAGTAGATGTTATGCCTGAGACCGTGAAAGCATCCAGTTTACAATCCCTGAAACGTGGGGCCAAAGTGAATCTTGAAAGAGCGATGGCAGCAGGAGGCAGGTTTGGAGGTCATTTTGTTTCAGGTCATATTGATGGAACTGGCGTAATAAAAAGTAAAAAACAAGTTGAAAATGCAATTTATTACGAAATTGAGGCCTCTCCAGAAATATTAAGGTATGTAATCGAAAGAGGTTCAATTGCCGTTGACGGGACAAGCTTGACTGTATTTGGAGTTACAAATGAAACGTTTACTTTATCACTCATCCCCCATACATTATCTGAGAGTATTATTGGTCTTAAGGAATCAGGTGATATTGTCAATTTAGAATGCGATATGATTGGAAAGTATGTTGGACATTTTTTAACGAGCAGTCAAAATAATAGTAAAAAGAAGAGTCCATCCGGTATTAGCGCGAGTTTTTTAGAAGAGAATGGTTTTCTATAG